The DNA sequence taaaattttataattgaattaatattatatttggtgtaaatatattaaaagaaaaaaaaatttatatatgtatttgtcacacattattaataaattacttAAGAATGTTAATTATTCTAACGGATATCttagaaaattaaatgtttttatttgttgtttgcaatataaataagtaataatattttttgctCCTCAagtattacataaaaaaaataataataaaaaagaaagtataaaaaaaatcttgGTTACCcagaaatagagaaaaaaaaatatcaacgaCAGCGTGACAAGGAGGCGCGTAGCAGTAGTGACAGACGCGCTTGAAAGCGCGTGTATTATATTAGTGAGAGAATAATAGAAGTAACGGGGAGAGAGAGGGAAAGTGCTTGACTTGGAGAAGTGTTCCTTTTTCTTCCATTACAGATTACAGATTGCTTTTCTGTGTTTATGTTTTAAGTGCTCAAAAACATCAATGGCTTCCAAGGACAAGAGAACTTCTAAGGCTTCCACCAGTAGAACTGGTGGTATTCGTACTCTTTCTGATCTCAATCGTCTTTCCGCCGACTCCGATAGCGATTCCGATGGCCCTCAAGAGTATTACACCGGCGGAGAAAAGAGGTGCTTTTTCCAAATCCTACTATTGTTCCTCTATACAAATCTTTATATAtctgttttctttttttaaatattgaattttgcTTCGGTTATTGAGGGCgtgattgtatttttatattccttattttgaaaatatttaaaattagggtttgttgaatattatattttggGAAAAGAAAGAAGGAGATAGATTGGAATTGTTCATGCCGAAATTTATAACGTATTTGATTGGGAGTGACTGAAAAGTCATAGCTTAtaatagttttttgttttttttttttatgagaagCCACCATATACACACCAATTAATCTGAATTTATGCAGAAGAGGGGAGCAtaacttagaaaatcaaattaattcgATTAAGAAAAAGCTTTTCATATCCTTCTATTAGTTTATACACTAACTAACCTATTAAAATTTGTTATGTTGAAATTATGTATACATACAATTTGATTTTGTTCTTATGCAGTTTAGGATTTATCATTTATGTCTTCACCCTCACTAATTTAGGGAGGAATAGAATAGAAGTCTCTTGTCCCCAATTTcttaatgaataaaaaaaacagACTGACTTGACAATTTGGTAGGACACCTAGGAGACAAAAAATTGGATGTTTATATATGTATGAGACAATCTCTCAAGACTGTGGGATTGCAACTACTGTGCGATTCTGTTTGATAATGAGACAATCTCTCAAGATTATTGGCACCGTCTTTATTTGAAAATCAGGCTGGCCATCTAGTTTTATGTTGGGAGTGAGAGTAGGGAGGGTGAATTGTGGGGAAGTATGTTAGTGGATTTCTTTTTCCTTTATATCAATATCTGTTTAACATAGTCTCGAAAGAATACCAGGACTTCTGATAGATGCTAAAACTGTTaatcagatattttttttcggGTACAAGCATGAGTTAGTGTTCAATACCAGTCAGTCAGGATTGAGTGTTGCTAGCTTGCATTTCTATATAGATGGTTAAATCTAATTTGATATGCAGTATGAAATCATTTTATTggtttttcatattttagttGGTTAATGTCTGCTATCCTTAATTCTGCAGTGGAATGATTGTCCAAGATCCCTCAAAGGATAATGATGTGGATGCAATCTTTGACCAAGCTAGGCAATTGGGAGCTGTAGAAGGGCCTGTTGTTCCGCCTTCAAGCTCAAGGAGCTTTACTGGCACTGGTAGATTGCTCTCAGGGGAAACCGTTCAATCTACTCCTCAGCTTGTACACAACATTGTTTTCTGGAGCAATGGGTTCACTGTGAATGATGGCCCTTTGAGGAGTATGGATGATCCCGAAAATGCAAACTTCCTGGaggtaattttaaaattatgtagGCTCGGTATTAATGTATAGAccaaaatgtcatttgccaaaAGAATAGTGTTTGTTGTTACTATGCATAATAATGCCTCTAATTTTCTGGAATTGATAAGTGTTGTTCATTAGGAATCATTCTGTATAATAATTTTGGTGGATATTTTAGCAATGTGCAATGTATACTTTATGAAGGTGTAAAtgctcactctctctctctctctctctctctctctctctctctctctctctctctcttgattACAATTAAATGCAGAGTATCAAGAAGTCTGAATGTCCAAAAGAGCTAGAACCGGCAGATAGGAAGTCCTCAATTCATGTCAATCTGATAAAGATGAATGAAAACTGCCCCGTGAGTACTTTCtttgttctctctctctccctttcttttttttccctTCTATTTTTCTTGAATAAGATGAGAAGGATGAAATTGAATTTCTATTCATAACTTTAAAGGTAATTGTCAGCATTTAAATGAATTTGTTCTGCATCCCGGGTATTGACAAGCGAGGCTGTAAAAGTTCTGGTTTGAAATTATATTGCAAATATAAGATGCATTTATTTAGTTATAAGTGCATTCAATTCTTGTTTTACCATTCATCGCTTCGTTTCCTCCCATTGCAGGAGCCAGAGAAGAGAAAAGTACCATTTCAGGGCGTGGGAAGAACTCTAGGCAGTACCTCTGCTTCAGCTGAGCCAACTATTGCTTCTCCAGCTGCACCAACCACTCCAGCGGCAGTCATTGTGGATGAAACACTTCCCTCAACTTCAGTTCAGCTTAGGTTGGCTGATGGAACCCGCACGATTGGACGTTTTAACTACCACCATACCATTAATGATATTCGTTCTTTCATCGATGGATCTAGGCCCGGGGAATCCAGAAATTAT is a window from the Cannabis sativa cultivar Pink pepper isolate KNU-18-1 chromosome 1, ASM2916894v1, whole genome shotgun sequence genome containing:
- the LOC115707408 gene encoding plant UBX domain-containing protein 4, giving the protein MASKDKRTSKASTSRTGGIRTLSDLNRLSADSDSDSDGPQEYYTGGEKSGMIVQDPSKDNDVDAIFDQARQLGAVEGPVVPPSSSRSFTGTGRLLSGETVQSTPQLVHNIVFWSNGFTVNDGPLRSMDDPENANFLESIKKSECPKELEPADRKSSIHVNLIKMNENCPEPEKRKVPFQGVGRTLGSTSASAEPTIASPAAPTTPAAVIVDETLPSTSVQLRLADGTRTIGRFNYHHTINDIRSFIDGSRPGESRNYQLQVMGFPPKLLNDPQQTIEQAGLANSVVIQKF